The sequence GGAGAATCACTAAATAGCCTGCATGACTCCAAAAGAGGGCTGCATTCGTTTCACCGTTTACAGTTCATCAAACTATATTGCATAATATCTACCAATAAAAAAGCTAAAATTACAACCTTTATCATCATCTTCCAGTATTTATTATACTGGTCTTGGCTTATAAAGTTGGGTTTTGGGTTCTGGACATTATATAGTAAATTTCAACAACCATAATCATTCTCATAGCACTACTTCTACttctaaataataataataaatatatatatatatatatatatatatatatatatatatatatatatatatatttttttttaaattaaaacctATACAGCGTCCAACAAAACAGAGCATTATTTTGTTATCATTTAAAGCAAacgtttttaaattgtgaagaATGGGATGGTATCACACAAGAAGACATGCAGGGCTGTTGCAGCTGTGTATGGTTCTTCCACACGTTACTGAGGCCACTGACAAATTTAAGGAATAAActgtaaaaagtaaaatagcTAGAAGGCATTCGCAGAGATGTATCCATTTTGACAAAAGAATACTAAgtgtaaaaaacaacaaccataatatactttttaaaaatcctaaaaatattccaatgaTATGAAATAATTACAATTACAAAGTATAGAAAATAATAAGATAATAAACCTACTATTCTAAAGAAACAATCTACCAAAAAATCCTTACTTTTTGTGCTGTCCAGTTATATAAaatactaaaagtaaaataataaaagaataatgaatgtaatacaaataaaagcatgatatactttttaaaaatacttaaAATAGAACAGTGgtatgaaataataaaaaagaatatcataataacataaataaattatcTTGTCACATGAACTAGTCAGCACTTCTCACTGATGTCACGAATGAAAGACTTGTTATTTTGCACactgctgccattttttttttcctgcaaaatGTCCTCcagcaaaacaatgacaagtcTGTCTAATTGAGCaagcaagcaggcaggcaggcaggcaggagaGCAAACCAAAGGATAGAGACCTCCAACACACCATCCACCCCTTTTCCTCTTGCTCTTATGTAATGCAAAGTCTGCTGTGTGTGGATGATTAGCTCTTACTCAACAGGCGCCGTTCTTCTGCAACTACTGCGGCTCATCAAACACAGAATATAACCTTAGGGTGCATAAAACGTCATTTGCATGCGTTTTGGTAGAGGCACAGTAGTAGTATGCAAAGCATCGGTGCAACAGTTGTCCCCTCCACACCACAAGCCAATTTACTTTGTTGCAACGGAAAACAATGTGTATCTGAAACAACTGTCAAAGTGCCGCGTTCCTCACCAGATATTCCTCCGCCGACCACGACCACGTCGTAGGTGTTGCCGGGAGCCGTCATTCTGCTCGATGCGTCGTCCTGCCTTCTGCTACCTCGCTGATGGCAGGGGCGCATCTGTATTATAAACTGACACGGTGGGCGGGAGCTGGTAGGAGGGCGTGCAAGACTCCGCCCAGCATGGTTGTAAAATGCTTTTGACCCCTCACcccaaataaatcaatacaaaATATGCCCTATAATTAACCAGTAAATAATACCAAACATTGAAAAATGCCAGTCCAGTCGATCTTCAACAGCcaacaaataataatcataataataataataataattactttgtactactattattattatttagccTCTAAACTTTACATTTCTGCCAAACCATTTGATAtaaaagaatattttatttagaacaaaataatacaattgaGAAAAGACTGAatgaagttttattttcaaccaGGGATGTACATAACACTTTTGGTCTGGTTCGCAATCGAGCTCAAGGTGTTTCCACACACTTCAATGTGCAAAGTCACACATTAAAGTGACATGAAATGATTAAACCACAATCCTCACTACTACAGTTTAAAGATGATTATAACTTCCAACTGACGTCAGCGTTTGAAGGCTAAAGGGATTTACATGTAAATTCGTAGTTTACGGATTAATGTTAATGCCGTCACATGCTTTCATATGTGAGTATAACACACATACCAAACAACCAAAACTGTGTAGTCTTACAATTGTTAAGctaacaagaaaacaaacagaatgTGCACATAAACTGTCATAACATTAAATGAATGTTCATAAGTGCTAACTTGCATTGATGTCTGTGAAttcagttagttagttagctaGAGCTACCTTGCCAAGTTAGGTTTCCCAAGCTTGTAAAGAAGCATGCacccatccatgcatccatgcatccatgcatccatccatccatccatccatccatccatccatccatccatccatccatccatccatccatccatccatccatccatccatccatccatccatccattcattcatccatccatccatccatccatccatccatccatccatccatccatgttgTTCAGGGTTCTTGGgggctacaaaaaaaagtgaagattCAGCCAATCCAGAACATGCTGCTATGGGTactgcaaaaaataaaccttTTATAATCGGTTGAGAAATGGCGACGGCCTCGAGGGTGCTGCAGTTTATATCCTGTCAGAATACCGCCCCATAAGGCCTCTCCAGCATtgtaatttttatttctttttaattcatttaataaAGTTTTAAACCATTGAGAAGTTCACAAATTGTTCCAATCTAAGCCCTGTTTATgcgtttatgtgtgtgtgtatgtctgCAATATAcatccagcagagggcagcaaGAAGCCTGAAATGACCTCACAGAAGAAATATGTAACTaccatttcattttataaaaCATTGTGCCATTATTGATAGGCAATTAAatagcaaattaaaatataaaatattcagTTATAgtacaaaatatttcactggTCCAACGGTTTAATAGCATCCCAAACATATTcaataatcatttatttatttattattatttaacaaTTAATTCGTCTCTTGACAAGATGGTGTAGACAATTTTGGCAGACACAAAATAATTATGTAAAAGTGCTATATTTTGTTAAACATTTGTACCTTGAGTTTAATTCATTCAGTGGCTCAGGTCAGCCAACTCAATGTATTACTTTTGAATTTGAACCtctaatttgttttaaaacaacTTTAGTGGGTTGAAGAAATTGAAGTTTGCATGAAATTAATAATGACCACAATTCCGTCATTGCCgaaatgttgttttaatgttttatgGAAGGAGAAAAGCACAAATGGGACAAGGATAGATATTCCATATTCTTCGAAACAGATTAGCAGGAACTCCACGAGGAAAGTGTCAAGTTTCTACCAAGTGACAGAATACAGGACGCTTGCATAAATCCAGCATGATATTATGGGAACATTAGATTCAAATAGACGACATTTAACAAGCACCTCAAACAGTCCTTGAAGAGTCCAAAACTGCCACCGCGATACAGGCATgaccttctttttttctttcgcaCTTTTTATTACTTCTTTTTATAGTTCACCTGACGTCTTTGCCTGCCAGTGCCTGTCATGGTTTACACCATAAGATGAAAGCCTGTGAGGGGAATGGGTAAAAATTTATGGGACGAAGGGTTGGTGGAACAATTGCGGTGCATATGTGCACCATGAAGCCTTTCGCCTCGAATGGTGCAacgatttatttttgtttagtttcttTAACaagcaaagttgttttgttgtcatgCAGAGTAATGGAGAACATTGGATTCAGTTCAAGTTCTAGGTGGCCTCAAAAAGTCGGTTGATACGGGAGTCTTTTAGAGTCCGGGAGAGAGAGGGTACAACCCTCCCCTTCGACCAGCTTAGCTCAGCTCAGCTGCACTCCTCACAGTTGCAGGCCAGAATGTACCGGTACGTGGCGGTGATGCGAGTTCCACCGGCGCAGCGCAGGCGCACAGCCTTGAGTTTGGATGTATGTGGGCGGCAGCAGGAGCAAGTACTCTTGAAGGGCTGCTTGAGCACCGAGCTGAAGGAGATGAGCGGGTCCGAGCGGGTCGTTGGGCCGCAGTGGCCCTCGCAGCGTGCCAGGAGCACCATCTGGGAGCAGAGCAGAAAAGCTGTTAATTGTGCTGTCCAGAAAAATAGAAAGTGGGAAATTTGCCCAAATGTCCTTGGTCAATCATGGGAAATATTAATGGCAGCGTTTAATAGGGATAAAATGTTCCACAATATTTAGAACaatgtttgaatttcaaatgctTAGTATACCACAGCACtggatttttaaattttttttattaaatggaAAATTCACAGCATGCtgtaattcattttatttttttaaatatagtaCGCAACAAATCATGATTTCTGGTGTACTGTTACTTTCATTATCAATATTaacattttggttttgctttattttaggTTCTGTAAAATTTGCCTTCTTTCAAGTTAAGGAGCTTCTTAGAAAGAACATATTTTGACTGTACTTTTTTCAAGGCTGctaaaagtcaaaacaaatactTTCTTATCATGCTTGTcagccatgttttttgttttgctgtaatTTTGAGCCGATTTCAACATTTCCCAGCCAATTCGAATGCAGCTCAAGAGCATGAGAAAAAGAAGAGGCTTCTTGGAATAACAAATAGGAATCTCCCAGCTGTGGCTTTGCACCTCCAAACTCAAATAGTGACAAGTTGACCCGGGGAGCTCGGGGTCACACTCGGACACGTGTGCGAGGCTAATTTACGATTGCGTCGTCTCTTTGTCGCGTGCGACTTCAGCCGACTGTCAAGTCATGTGATGCAAAGCAGCGCACACGGACAATTACTGAAACTGCCTTGTCCATCAGACCGACATTCTGCTTTGTGGCTTGCTGCATTCCTGTCGCCTCTCTAAACAGACTCCTGTGTCATGTTTGTCTGTCAGCTGCTGTGTCGCCACCCGTGTCCCCACTTTGCCACAAGCCTGtctgggacacacacacatggacataCAGACACGGTGCAGGCGTGTTGTCGCCACTTTAAGACCGTTTGTCTGAGGCTCGGGCTTTCAAATGGCAACAATATTTTTCTTGTGTGACACTGCCGTGTGCGCCACATGCACTGCTTACACTGTCATTCCACAACTAGAACAGCAGGAAAACTAAACTTTATTCAGGAAAAAGTTAATCAATTGTCTTTGTGATTCATACTTGATAGTAATGAATTATACTTTTGTTTGGATCCTGAATATATGAAAGAAGTGGTAATGGAGTGAATCTAAACCTTGTCGGGTTCTGAGGTCTGCACTCAATTAGTGGAGCCCATAGTTCAAGACAAACAAGGTGAAGCTGCTTTACTGCATGTAAATGGAATAAACTGCCAGCAGAAGTGAATTCAGTCCGTAGTGTAAATGCTTTCAAacccagattaaaaaaaaaaaaatccctttagCATAAAGcattaaaacaacattttccaaaatctTGTTTGTGTACTGCACATTCTTTTAGTTATTTTCATAAGCTACTTTGTTTCTTTcctttgcttttaaatgtcctttgttcttttgtttgtgaatccttttaaatgtttgacttCTAATTATGTGAAACACATTGAGTTACTGTGCTACAAAAGTAAAGCTGCCTGGGCTTAATTAACCTgctgtacttaaaaaaaaggtgactTTGGTATTTGTCGGTCATACAACTTTGTAAATGATGCTAGGTCGAAAGCATAGCACGTTTTTCACAACACCGATACTCCGATATTCATGCCCATTAAAAACGGACCATTCTTTGTCTATCTCTACCTCGGATGCTTTGAAGGGATTTAGTGTAGCAGCTAGCTtcttacagaatatattttcttGATCACATCTGGCCttggaatgtgtgtgcgtgtgtacctACCTGCAATGTTTATTTGTACGCATTAATTTATGTTAATGACTAATTCACCATACCAACCATACAACCTGCTGCATATATGATCATGAAACAATACTGTGCGCAGATTAACAATTAATGCCATTGCACAATGCATGTATTGATTTGAATTGACCTTTCATCTCAAGATAATTATGCTGAtggcaaacatttatttatggtGATTATTTGATATACTTTAGACAACAAAACTAGCCACAGATGACACATTCATGGCCAAATACACACAtggacaaacaaagaaaatgagcaGTGAGCGTGCAGGTGGATTGTGTAAAAGATTCGCCTCCTAGCCAATTACCAGACTTGCATTATAGAAAATGGGCGACTCCTGCTGTGAGTGTGCTGCCGGGCCTCAGCCGAGCTGTGCTTCGGGCCACCTGCTCGACACACTCAGAGACAACaatcttaaaaaaagaccCGACGCCTGATCGCTCACGCACGACCAACAACTGCGCTGGCATTTAAATAAAAGCGAAGAAAAATCCCGACTTGCGCACGACAAAAGGTCCTCAGTCCGATTTTTTATTGGGCCTCAATTGTTTTTGCTGCACCCAATTTTTCACCTGTTAAACTGGAGAAGACATGGTGCTGCATGTATTCAAATGAAGGTGATCTCCACATTACTACActggtcatcatcatcagttaTTTGATTTAATCAATTATGAGCATATTTAACAAAGTATTTATGCCGTGTGTACTTGGTTGGAAATCTAGTTACAGGAATAATACTGTATATAACTCGCATTCACGAGAAATCTACATTTAATCAAGGGTATTCTGTTGCATGTCATACTAACACACGTTGTCTGCTTTAGAAAAGTCCAAATGTTGAACAGTTAGTAACATTGGTGTTTTCAAGAGCTTTGAAATTCATTTATAAATGTCTGTATACAAAATATGACACAATTTGTGTTTCAATTCAAAGGCGATGAGCTTTAGAGTCTTCAATGTGTGTCCCTGGActgtgggaggaagccagagtaCCCCAAAAAAGAACTTACGCAAGCATGGGATCAAACTTGAGACCTTTGTGCTGTGAGGTGAGTAAGTAACCGCTTATTATACCCTTGGTTGTCAGCTGCAATCTACTTTCCAGACTGTCGAGGTGTTGCTCTGTCTACGTGAAGGTTGTGTTTCAGCCTTTTTATTGCATGGGGAGTTGTATGTGGGAAGGCTGAAGACAAATCCTTGCCAATGAGTTTTGATCGGATCTGCCCTGTGTTCAACCCCTGATtaagcataaaaacaaaaccctcGAAAACATGATCTTACTTTTTagacaaatgcaaaacaaattgactgcCTCTTAGTTGTGTTGGCAGGAGCCGCCGTTGGCTGTTTGTACATATCAGATGCTCGGAAGCAAACGTTTTTCAGACGGGCCTGATTGTGTTATCTTCAACAACTCTGGTAAAAGTGACCACCGTGAAGAATCTCAACTTACAAGTGGAGTTCTTAACTTCATTCTTACCTTTGAGTTGCACTTATAAATGGGGTGGCTGATTGTCTCAACAAAGTGATGCCTCATGCAGCGCTGCGGGTCCGAATCGCTCAAGTGCGAGGGGCGTCCATTGTCGCTGACCTTGTTGCTGCTGGCGGACTGCACTAAGCCCAGCAGGGGGCAGCACATAAGGACCAGCAGAAGGCCAGAGGGCGGGACCACAGTGATTGAAGGTTTCATGGTCAGACCACCCTCAGGCTCGAGGTCCGTACAAGGTGTTCCGACACTCTTCTGTTTGTCCAAGGTTCCCCCGGCAAGTTTTCTGCGCAAGTAGGACTTCAGGGCGTCATAAATGATGATGTCTTGATCTAACCCGCTGCTTACTACTTGAACAATAGATCTTCGAATCCAGTGCACCGTAGAGCCAAACTTGGAAGAGGGTTGGCTTTGTTGGGTCTATCCATCCTCAATCGTGCCGATCCAACACAGTCTGGTTGGGAAAAAAGACACCATTTAGTTAAAGTACACCATTAATAACCTAAAAATTGAAGTATGGTTCAATGAAAACATAGCCAGATGGGATGACAACTGAAAGGTATCATTTGATCAAgccgtgattttttttctcaatctTCTTTTCTGGATCACTATTCTCTAACTGCACAGATTTGGATGGCGTGAACTAAGTCATTGTGAAAAGATGCCAATCTTGCTTATGCTGGACCGCCTTCTCTATAAATGGTGAATACCAGAATAGTGCAATTGCATTCACTTCTACTGCcctcttgatttttttcctgacaaTTATACTTGATCACACCAGACACTGTCATCCTCTATTCATCTGATTGCAGGAAGCTGTGTTGCTGTGTGAAAGCGCCCGATCAATTTTGCGGGAGGTtaaagaggacaaaaaaaggaactaGTAACCAAAAAGAACAACGAACAATCAATCATGTATATCTACCTGACCTATTTACACAGAACCCAGTGAACTATTATAGTAACACAGTGAGAGAGCAGCCCACACATAATTCGATGACGCCAACGTCAGTGTCTTGTGTGACATAAAATAGTTGTCAGACAGTGACACTTCACACCCTGGTCCCGCCTGTCCGGCATTCCCCTTTTCACATAGCCACTGTCCCACCACTGTTACATCTTTGATTGTACCAGTCATGCTTGTCGATTTGTGGGTCCATTTCAACTCCCCATTCAGTGTTGTAGTCAAAGGTACTTTTAACTTGGAGCAGTCATGTTCAATGACAACATTGACTTTGTACACGACAGCCAAGATTACCAAACAGCTACTCAACAATACGTTTTTAGTCTCTTCGGTGACCACTGCACTATGCATGAACTTTGCGACGCATGGTGAAACCTGTTGTCTCCATTGGCGGACGCCCCCCTTGACGTTCACGtctgtcctttttttattatggcGGAGAAACCTAAGCCATGCGCAAACAGCCTACAGCCAGGCCCTTTCCTCTCCGCGGGAAAGattttttcattaaaacaaatggcTCTCCCAACAAGACCTCTCACGACCGCAACAAACCTCCACCAAGTCAGGCAACATATTTTCACATGTATTTATGTAGGGTCTTTTTCCAAAATCACAGTTTTAGTGTCCTCTAGACAATAGCGTTAAGAGCTGCAGTTAGTTCAGCTGAGGCCGCTGTGCTAATAGGCAATCTGTTGTGAATTAAGACGTGGGCTTCATGTACTATGTCTCGGGTCATGGGTCTTAAAGGGGAGCACATAATGACTGAGGTTTAAGGTTTAGGTTTGTAAGCTATATGTTGATACATCGGATTAGTTTGAATTTACGTTTTGCATAGGAGAGAAATAGAAATGGAATTAGTCTGTTGCAAGGTCAATCTGAATCCCGCAGTTTACAGTTTTTGTCAAATACGTATTTTAATGAGGAGGTGTGTGTCTGACACGGCTCTTCTGTAAATTTCCAAAAAGCACTTTCTAAAtggtgttttgcttttttctaAAAGGAATCCACTTTGCAGGTCTTATAGCTGTCACCTTTccaggaaaaataaacaaagcctACGAGAacgctttttaaaaaagaatgaacTGATATACAGATAGGAGACT comes from Syngnathus acus chromosome 21, fSynAcu1.2, whole genome shotgun sequence and encodes:
- the LOC119115402 gene encoding norrin, which gives rise to MKPSITVVPPSGLLLVLMCCPLLGLVQSASSNKVSDNGRPSHLSDSDPQRCMRHHFVETISHPIYKCNSKMVLLARCEGHCGPTTRSDPLISFSSVLKQPFKSTCSCCRPHTSKLKAVRLRCAGGTRITATYRYILACNCEECS